A region of Streptomyces sp. R44 DNA encodes the following proteins:
- a CDS encoding NUDIX hydrolase: MTDTAPEAGLVARQVARVVLLDPDDRILLLHGYEPDDPDQTWWFTPGGGLEGDETREEAALRELAEETGITEVELGPVLWKRYCSFPFDGRRWDQDEWYYLARTRGTEAAPRPQALTELETRSLAGLRWWTSAELSAARETVYPTRLAELLRTLLDEGPPSAPVVLAPEIV; encoded by the coding sequence ATGACGGACACGGCTCCGGAAGCGGGGCTCGTCGCGCGGCAGGTCGCGCGGGTCGTGCTGCTCGATCCCGACGACCGCATCCTGCTCCTGCACGGCTACGAGCCCGACGACCCGGACCAGACCTGGTGGTTCACCCCGGGCGGCGGCCTGGAGGGCGACGAGACCCGGGAGGAGGCGGCCCTGCGCGAACTCGCGGAGGAGACCGGCATCACCGAGGTCGAGCTCGGCCCGGTGCTCTGGAAGCGGTACTGCTCCTTCCCCTTCGACGGGCGCCGCTGGGACCAGGACGAGTGGTACTACCTGGCCCGCACCCGCGGGACCGAGGCCGCGCCCCGGCCGCAGGCCCTCACGGAACTGGAGACCCGCAGCCTCGCGGGCCTGAGATGGTGGACCTCCGCCGAACTGTCGGCGGCGCGTGAGACGGTGTACCCGACCAGACTCGCCGAGCTGCTGCGCACGCTGCTCGACGAGGGACCTCCGAGTGCACCGGTGGTTCTCGCCCCGGAAATCGTTTAG
- a CDS encoding DUF2469 domain-containing protein: MSAEDLEKYETEMELKLYREYRDVVGLFKYVIETERRFYLTNDYEMQVHSVQGEVFFEVSMADAWVWDMYRPARFVKQVRVLTFKDVNIEELNKSDLELPGS; encoded by the coding sequence ATGAGCGCCGAGGACCTCGAGAAGTACGAGACCGAGATGGAGCTGAAGCTCTACCGGGAGTACCGCGACGTCGTCGGGTTGTTCAAATACGTGATCGAGACCGAGCGGCGCTTCTACCTCACCAATGACTACGAGATGCAGGTGCACTCGGTCCAGGGCGAGGTCTTCTTCGAGGTCAGCATGGCCGACGCCTGGGTCTGGGACATGTACAGGCCCGCCAGGTTCGTGAAGCAGGTCCGTGTGCTGACCTTCAAGGACGTGAACATTGAGGAGCTCAACAAGAGCGACCTCGAACTTCCCGGCAGCTGA
- a CDS encoding YraN family protein: MNRTQALGRYGEELATRRLTATGMHILARNWRCGRTGEIDIVARDGDTLVICEVKTRRDGAYEHPMAAVTPRKAERLRRLAACWLDRNDTPAPAGGVRIDLVGIVLPYKGAPVLTHAQGVA, translated from the coding sequence ATGAACAGGACCCAAGCCCTCGGACGGTACGGGGAGGAGCTGGCGACCCGCCGGCTCACCGCGACCGGCATGCACATCCTCGCCCGCAACTGGCGCTGCGGCCGGACCGGCGAGATCGACATCGTCGCCCGCGACGGCGACACCCTCGTCATCTGCGAGGTCAAGACCCGGCGCGACGGCGCCTACGAACACCCGATGGCCGCCGTCACACCCCGCAAGGCCGAGCGGCTACGCCGCCTCGCCGCCTGCTGGCTCGACCGCAACGACACCCCGGCCCCCGCCGGCGGCGTCCGCATCGACCTCGTCGGCATCGTCCTGCCGTACAAGGGCGCCCCCGTCCTCACCCACGCCCAGGGGGTGGCCTGA
- a CDS encoding YifB family Mg chelatase-like AAA ATPase translates to MGFARTCSVALVGVEGVVVEVQADLEPGVAAFTLVGLPDKSLSESRDRVRAAVVNSGAEWPQKKLTVGLSPASVPKGGSGFDLAVAAAVLGAAERIDPRAIADLVLIGELGLDGRVRPVRGVLPAVLAAADAGYRQVVVPEQTAGEASLVPGVSVLGVRSLRQLIAVLTDEPVPDEEADEDGRPDAMLAGLLVPGACLGTGLAAEATEGPDLADVAGQHRARLALEIAAAGSHHLLLSGPPGAGKTMLAERLPGILPPLTRQESLEVTAVHSVAGILPPGEPLVRRAPYCAPHHSATMQSLVGGGNGLPRPGAVSLAHRGVLFLDEAPEFSGKALDALRQPLESGHVVIARAAGVVRLPARFLLALAANPCPCGRHTLHGAGCECPASVVRRYQARLSGPLLDRVDLRLEVEPVTREDLLGRGGRGETTATVAARVHEARARTAARLADTPWRVNSEIPGHELRTRYLAAPGALAIAERDVERGLLTARGLDRVLRVAWTVADLNGHDRPDSQDIALALELRTGVARGVPVGAGEPA, encoded by the coding sequence ATGGGTTTCGCCCGTACCTGCTCCGTCGCCCTCGTCGGCGTCGAAGGCGTCGTCGTCGAGGTCCAGGCCGACCTCGAACCGGGCGTCGCCGCCTTCACCCTCGTCGGCCTCCCCGACAAGAGCCTCAGCGAGAGCCGCGACCGGGTCCGCGCCGCCGTCGTCAACTCCGGCGCCGAATGGCCCCAGAAGAAGCTGACCGTCGGCCTCAGCCCGGCATCCGTCCCGAAGGGCGGCTCGGGATTCGATCTGGCCGTCGCCGCGGCCGTCCTCGGCGCCGCCGAGCGGATCGATCCGCGGGCCATCGCCGACCTCGTCCTCATCGGCGAACTCGGCCTCGACGGGCGCGTCCGGCCCGTCCGCGGTGTCCTGCCCGCCGTCCTCGCCGCCGCCGACGCCGGATACCGCCAGGTCGTCGTCCCCGAACAGACCGCGGGCGAGGCCTCGCTCGTCCCCGGGGTCTCCGTCCTCGGCGTCCGCAGCCTCCGCCAGCTGATCGCCGTCCTCACCGACGAACCCGTCCCCGACGAGGAAGCCGACGAGGACGGCCGGCCCGACGCCATGCTCGCCGGACTGCTCGTCCCCGGCGCCTGCCTCGGCACCGGACTCGCCGCCGAGGCCACCGAAGGACCCGACCTCGCCGACGTCGCCGGCCAGCACCGTGCCCGCCTCGCCCTGGAGATCGCCGCCGCCGGCAGCCACCACCTGCTGCTCTCCGGCCCGCCCGGCGCGGGAAAGACCATGCTGGCCGAGCGTCTCCCCGGCATCCTGCCGCCGCTCACCCGACAGGAATCCCTGGAGGTCACCGCCGTCCACTCCGTCGCCGGCATCCTCCCTCCCGGCGAACCCCTCGTCCGCCGCGCGCCCTACTGCGCGCCCCACCACTCCGCCACCATGCAGTCCCTCGTCGGCGGCGGGAACGGCCTCCCCAGGCCCGGCGCCGTCTCCCTGGCTCATCGAGGAGTCCTCTTCCTGGACGAGGCCCCGGAGTTCTCCGGCAAGGCCCTCGACGCCCTCCGTCAGCCCCTCGAATCCGGGCACGTCGTCATCGCCCGCGCCGCCGGAGTCGTCCGCCTCCCCGCCCGCTTCCTCCTCGCCCTCGCCGCCAACCCCTGCCCCTGCGGCCGCCACACCCTCCACGGCGCAGGCTGCGAATGCCCCGCCTCCGTCGTCCGCCGCTACCAGGCGCGGCTCTCCGGACCCCTGCTCGACCGCGTCGACCTCCGTCTGGAAGTCGAACCCGTCACCCGCGAGGACCTCCTCGGGCGGGGCGGCCGCGGCGAGACCACCGCCACCGTCGCCGCCCGCGTCCACGAAGCCCGGGCCAGGACCGCCGCGCGCCTCGCCGACACCCCCTGGAGGGTGAACAGCGAGATCCCCGGACACGAACTCCGCACCCGCTACCTCGCCGCGCCCGGAGCCCTCGCCATCGCCGAACGCGACGTCGAACGCGGACTGCTCACCGCCCGCGGCCTCGACCGGGTCCTGCGCGTCGCCTGGACCGTCGCCGACCTGAACGGCCACGACCGGCCCGACAGCCAGGACATCGCCCTCGCCCTCGAACTGCGCACCGGCGTCGCCCGCGGCGTGCCCGTCGGAGCGGGGGAGCCCGCATGA
- the dprA gene encoding DNA-processing protein DprA produces MTTTPGPTDEHLARATLSRAVEPGDEHAGRWLRQYGATGFLDRLLRAGDDPGPFPGTGAGRLTSWRQRALAARPGHDLDTVHGLGGRFLVPGDTEWPRQLDDLGDARPIGLWVRGPADLRAWALRSVALVGARACTPYGAHTAADLAAGLSRQGWVVVSGAAYGIDGAAHRGTLAAGGATVAVLACGVDTPYPRGHDRLIRRIAEQGLVVGELPPDSHPTPSRFILRNRVIAALTRGTVVVEAQHRSGSLVTARAATRLGRHTMGVPGPVTSALSAGVHELLRGDATLVTDADEIIELVGDIGQLAPARRGPVLPRDLLAPATAHVLEAVPARGPTPTTAIARRAGTTPDDTLAKLYELHSLGFLERHGDGWQLTNTATEASNARRGGT; encoded by the coding sequence ATGACCACCACACCCGGCCCCACCGACGAGCACCTGGCCCGCGCGACCCTCAGCCGCGCCGTCGAACCCGGCGACGAACACGCCGGCCGATGGCTCCGCCAGTACGGCGCCACCGGCTTCCTCGACCGCCTCCTCCGTGCCGGGGACGACCCCGGCCCCTTCCCCGGCACCGGAGCCGGACGCCTCACCTCCTGGCGGCAACGCGCCCTCGCCGCCCGCCCCGGCCACGACCTCGACACCGTCCACGGACTCGGCGGCCGCTTCCTCGTCCCCGGCGACACCGAATGGCCACGTCAACTCGACGACCTCGGCGACGCCCGCCCCATCGGCCTCTGGGTCCGGGGCCCGGCCGACCTGCGCGCCTGGGCCCTGCGCTCCGTCGCCCTCGTCGGCGCCCGCGCCTGCACCCCGTACGGCGCCCACACCGCCGCCGACCTCGCCGCCGGCCTCAGCCGACAGGGCTGGGTCGTCGTCTCCGGGGCCGCCTACGGCATCGACGGCGCCGCCCACCGGGGCACCCTCGCCGCCGGCGGCGCCACCGTCGCCGTCCTCGCCTGCGGCGTCGACACCCCGTACCCCCGCGGCCACGACCGACTCATCCGGCGCATCGCGGAACAAGGCCTCGTCGTCGGAGAACTGCCACCCGACAGCCACCCCACCCCCAGCCGCTTCATCCTCCGCAACCGCGTCATCGCCGCCCTCACCCGCGGAACCGTCGTCGTCGAGGCCCAGCACCGCAGCGGCTCCCTCGTCACCGCCCGCGCCGCCACCCGCCTCGGCCGCCACACCATGGGCGTCCCCGGCCCCGTCACCAGCGCACTCTCCGCAGGCGTCCACGAACTCCTGCGCGGCGACGCCACCCTCGTCACCGACGCCGACGAGATCATCGAGCTCGTCGGGGACATCGGACAGCTCGCCCCGGCGCGCCGGGGCCCCGTCCTGCCCCGCGACCTCCTCGCCCCCGCCACCGCGCACGTCCTCGAAGCGGTCCCCGCCCGAGGTCCCACGCCCACCACCGCCATCGCCCGCCGTGCCGGAACCACCCCCGACGACACCCTCGCCAAGCTGTACGAACTCCACTCGCTCGGCTTCCTCGAACGGCACGGGGACGGTTGGCAGTTGACGAACACCGCGACAGAAGCGTCGAACGCGCGGCGAGGCGGTACTTGA
- the whiG gene encoding RNA polymerase sigma factor WhiG: MPQHTSGSDRAAVPPAARGTVRPPAPTSLDELWRSYKDTGDERLREQLILHYSPLVKYVAGRVSVGLPSNVEQADFVSSGVFGLIDAIEKFDVERAIKFETYAITRIRGAMIDELRALDWIPRSVRQKARNVERAYATLEAQLRRTPSESEVAAEMEITLEELHAVFSQLSLANVVALEELLHVGGEGGDRLSLMDTLEDTAADNPVEVAEDRELRRLLARAINTLPEREKTVVTLYYYEGLTLAEIGHVLGVTESRVSQIHTKSVLQLRAKLADVGR; the protein is encoded by the coding sequence ATGCCCCAGCACACCTCCGGGTCTGACCGCGCTGCGGTGCCCCCAGCGGCCCGGGGCACCGTGCGACCGCCCGCACCGACCTCCCTCGACGAGCTGTGGCGCTCGTACAAGGACACCGGCGACGAGCGGCTGCGGGAGCAGCTGATCCTGCACTACTCGCCGCTCGTCAAATACGTCGCGGGACGGGTCAGCGTGGGGCTGCCGTCCAACGTGGAACAGGCCGACTTCGTCTCCTCCGGGGTCTTCGGGCTCATCGACGCCATCGAGAAGTTCGACGTCGAGCGGGCGATCAAGTTCGAGACGTACGCCATCACCCGCATCCGCGGCGCCATGATCGACGAACTCCGCGCCCTGGACTGGATCCCGCGCTCCGTCCGCCAGAAGGCCCGCAACGTCGAGCGCGCCTACGCCACCCTCGAAGCGCAGCTCCGCCGGACACCCTCCGAGAGCGAGGTCGCCGCGGAGATGGAGATCACGCTGGAGGAACTGCACGCGGTTTTCAGCCAGTTGTCCCTGGCGAACGTGGTCGCCCTGGAGGAGCTGCTGCACGTCGGCGGCGAGGGCGGCGACCGGCTCTCCCTCATGGACACCCTGGAGGACACCGCCGCCGACAACCCCGTCGAGGTCGCCGAGGACCGCGAGCTGCGCCGGTTGCTCGCCCGTGCGATCAACACGCTCCCCGAGCGGGAGAAGACCGTCGTCACGCTCTACTACTACGAGGGCCTGACCCTCGCCGAGATCGGCCACGTCCTCGGCGTCACCGAGAGCCGCGTCAGCCAGATCCACACCAAGTCCGTCCTCCAGCTCCGGGCCAAGCTGGCCGACGTCGGCCGCTGA
- a CDS encoding TetR/AcrR family transcriptional regulator, whose translation MAEHRTMQRGALLDAARSLLSEGGTEALTFPALAERTGLARSSVYEYFRSRAAVVEELCAVDFPVWAAEVEAAMAGAETPRGKVEAYVRTQLDLVGDRRHRAVVAISASELDDGAREKIRAAHGGLVAMIVEALAALGQPQPRLGAMLLQGVVDAAVRRIELGAAEDPTVIAEAAVTMALHGVSGPTH comes from the coding sequence GTGGCCGAGCACCGGACCATGCAGCGCGGCGCCCTCCTGGACGCCGCGCGTTCCCTGCTGTCCGAGGGGGGTACGGAGGCGCTGACCTTCCCCGCCCTCGCCGAGCGCACGGGCCTGGCCCGCTCGTCGGTCTACGAGTACTTCCGTTCGCGCGCCGCCGTCGTCGAAGAGCTCTGCGCCGTCGACTTCCCGGTCTGGGCGGCCGAGGTCGAGGCCGCCATGGCCGGTGCCGAGACCCCGCGCGGCAAGGTCGAGGCGTACGTCCGCACCCAGCTGGACCTCGTCGGGGACCGGCGCCACCGGGCCGTCGTCGCCATCTCGGCGAGCGAGCTGGACGACGGCGCCCGCGAGAAGATCCGCGCGGCCCACGGCGGCCTCGTCGCCATGATCGTCGAGGCCCTCGCCGCCCTGGGCCAGCCCCAGCCCCGCCTGGGCGCCATGCTCCTCCAGGGCGTCGTCGACGCCGCCGTCCGCCGCATCGAACTCGGCGCGGCCGAAGACCCCACGGTGATCGCCGAAGCAGCGGTCACGATGGCCCTCCACGGAGTCTCCGGCCCCACGCACTGA
- a CDS encoding murein hydrolase activator EnvC has translation MHLTMLLAMLTLLWPVGPPPPEILRGWEPPPGPYAAGHRGVDLAAPPGTPVLAPAAGTVTFAGPVGGRGAVTLTLPGTGTPPLRTTFTPVTPLVPQGTQVSPGTPIAEVTENPHCPKTCLHWGLLKGETYLNPLPLTHRPASRLLPVTRGAP, from the coding sequence ATGCACCTGACGATGCTGCTCGCGATGCTGACCCTGCTCTGGCCGGTGGGCCCTCCCCCGCCGGAGATCCTCCGCGGCTGGGAGCCCCCGCCGGGCCCGTACGCCGCGGGTCACCGCGGTGTGGACCTCGCCGCGCCGCCGGGCACCCCGGTCCTCGCACCGGCGGCGGGCACGGTCACGTTCGCCGGCCCGGTGGGCGGCCGCGGCGCGGTCACCCTCACCCTCCCGGGCACGGGCACTCCCCCGCTCCGCACGACGTTCACCCCGGTGACCCCCCTGGTCCCCCAGGGCACCCAGGTCTCACCGGGCACCCCGATCGCCGAGGTCACGGAGAACCCCCACTGCCCGAAGACCTGCCTCCACTGGGGCCTCCTGAAGGGCGAGACCTACCTGAACCCCCTGCCCCTGACGCACCGCCCCGCGTCACGGCTCCTCCCCGTCACCCGGGGCGCCCCCTAG
- the rpsB gene encoding 30S ribosomal protein S2, protein MAVVTMRELLESGVHFGHQTRRWNPKMKRFIFTERNGIYIIDLLQSLSYIDRAYEFVKETVAHGGSIMFVGTKKQAQEAIAEQATRVGMPYVNQRWLGGMLTNFSTVYKRLQRLKELEQIDFEDVAASGLTKKELLVLSREKAKLEKTLGGIREMQKVPSAVWIVDTKKEHIAVGEARKLHIPVVAILDTNCDPDEVDYKIPGNDDAIRSVTLLTRVIADAVAEGLIARSGAATGDSKPGEKAQGEPLAEWERDLLEGEKKADEAAEAPAAEAAPAEAAAEAPAADAEQA, encoded by the coding sequence ATGGCCGTCGTCACGATGCGGGAGCTGCTGGAGAGCGGCGTCCACTTCGGTCACCAGACCCGTCGCTGGAACCCGAAGATGAAGCGCTTCATCTTCACCGAGCGCAACGGCATCTACATCATCGACCTGCTCCAGTCGCTGTCGTACATCGACCGCGCCTACGAGTTCGTCAAGGAGACCGTCGCGCACGGCGGCTCCATCATGTTCGTCGGTACGAAGAAGCAGGCCCAGGAGGCCATCGCCGAGCAGGCGACGCGTGTCGGCATGCCGTACGTCAACCAGCGTTGGCTCGGTGGCATGCTCACCAACTTCTCCACCGTCTACAAGCGTCTGCAGCGCCTCAAGGAGCTCGAGCAGATCGACTTCGAGGACGTCGCCGCCTCGGGTCTCACCAAGAAGGAGCTCCTGGTCCTCTCCCGCGAGAAGGCCAAGCTGGAGAAGACCCTCGGTGGTATCCGCGAGATGCAGAAGGTGCCCAGCGCCGTCTGGATCGTCGACACCAAGAAGGAGCACATCGCCGTCGGTGAGGCGCGCAAGCTCCACATCCCGGTCGTCGCGATCCTCGACACCAACTGCGACCCCGACGAGGTCGACTACAAGATCCCGGGCAACGACGACGCGATCCGCTCCGTCACCCTGCTCACCCGCGTGATCGCCGACGCCGTCGCCGAGGGCCTCATCGCCCGTTCCGGCGCCGCGACCGGCGACTCGAAGCCGGGCGAGAAGGCCCAGGGCGAGCCGCTCGCCGAGTGGGAGCGCGACCTGCTCGAGGGTGAGAAGAAGGCCGACGAGGCCGCCGAGGCCCCCGCCGCCGAGGCCGCTCCGGCCGAGGCCGCCGCCGAGGCTCCGGCCGCGGACGCCGAGCAGGCCTGA
- the tsf gene encoding translation elongation factor Ts → MANYTAADVKKLRELTGAGMMDCKKALDEADGNVDKAVEALRIKGQKGVAKREGRSAENGAVVSLIADDNTSGVLVELKCETDFVAKGDKFQAVAAQLAEHVAATAPADLEALLASEIEAGKTVQAFVDEANANLGEKIVLDRFAQYADGFVYAYMHRTMPDLPPQIGVLVEFDKADADVAKGIAQHIAAFAPKYLTKEDIPAEVVESERRIAEETTRAEGKPEAAIAKIVEGRVNGFFKDATLLGQPYALDNKKSVQKVLDEAGVTLKRFTRIKVGI, encoded by the coding sequence ATGGCGAACTACACCGCCGCTGACGTCAAGAAGCTCCGCGAGCTCACCGGCGCCGGCATGATGGACTGCAAGAAGGCCCTGGACGAGGCCGACGGCAACGTCGACAAGGCCGTCGAGGCGCTCCGTATCAAGGGTCAGAAGGGCGTCGCCAAGCGCGAGGGCCGCTCTGCCGAGAACGGCGCCGTGGTCTCCCTCATCGCCGACGACAACACCTCCGGTGTCCTGGTCGAGCTGAAGTGCGAGACGGACTTCGTCGCCAAGGGTGACAAGTTCCAGGCCGTCGCCGCCCAGCTGGCCGAGCACGTCGCCGCCACCGCCCCGGCCGACCTGGAGGCCCTGCTCGCCTCCGAGATCGAGGCCGGCAAGACCGTGCAGGCGTTCGTCGACGAGGCCAACGCCAACCTCGGCGAGAAGATCGTCCTCGACCGCTTCGCGCAGTACGCCGACGGCTTCGTCTACGCGTACATGCACCGCACGATGCCCGACCTGCCGCCGCAGATCGGTGTCCTCGTCGAGTTCGACAAGGCCGACGCCGACGTCGCCAAGGGCATCGCCCAGCACATCGCCGCCTTCGCGCCGAAGTACCTCACCAAGGAAGACATTCCGGCCGAGGTCGTCGAGTCCGAGCGTCGCATCGCCGAGGAGACCACCCGCGCCGAGGGCAAGCCCGAGGCCGCGATCGCCAAGATCGTCGAGGGTCGCGTCAACGGCTTCTTCAAGGACGCCACGCTGCTCGGCCAGCCGTACGCCCTTGACAACAAGAAGTCCGTCCAGAAGGTCCTGGACGAGGCCGGTGTCACCCTGAAGCGCTTCACCCGCATCAAGGTCGGCATCTGA
- the pyrH gene encoding UMP kinase — MNQGAVQGDDNNGKKAGRYMLKLSGEAFSGGTGLGVDPDVVHAIAREIAAVVRDGAEIAIVIGGGNFFRGAELQQRGMDRARSDYMGMLGTVMNCLALQDFLEKEGIDSRVQTAITMGQVAEPYIPLRAVRHLEKGRVVIFGAGMGMPYFSTDTTAAQRALEIDAEALLMGKNGVDGVYDSDPKRNPDAVKFDALEYGEVLSRDLKVADATAITLCRDNNLPILVFELLTEGNIARAVKGEKIGTLVSDQGTRA; from the coding sequence ATGAATCAGGGCGCCGTACAGGGCGACGACAACAACGGCAAGAAGGCCGGCCGCTACATGCTGAAGCTGTCCGGAGAAGCCTTCTCCGGCGGTACCGGCCTGGGCGTCGACCCCGACGTCGTGCACGCCATCGCGCGTGAGATCGCGGCCGTCGTCCGCGACGGCGCGGAGATCGCGATCGTGATCGGCGGCGGCAACTTCTTCCGCGGTGCCGAGCTCCAGCAGCGCGGCATGGACCGGGCCCGCTCCGACTACATGGGCATGCTCGGCACCGTGATGAACTGCCTCGCCCTCCAGGACTTCCTGGAGAAGGAGGGCATCGACTCGCGCGTCCAGACCGCCATCACCATGGGCCAGGTCGCCGAGCCGTACATCCCGCTGCGCGCCGTGCGCCACCTGGAGAAGGGCCGCGTGGTCATCTTCGGTGCGGGCATGGGCATGCCGTACTTCTCCACGGACACCACCGCCGCCCAGCGCGCCCTGGAGATCGACGCCGAGGCCCTGCTCATGGGCAAGAACGGCGTGGACGGCGTCTACGACTCCGACCCGAAGCGCAATCCCGACGCGGTCAAGTTCGACGCCCTCGAGTACGGCGAGGTGCTGTCCCGCGACCTCAAGGTCGCCGACGCCACCGCCATCACCCTGTGCCGGGACAACAACCTCCCGATCCTCGTCTTCGAACTGCTCACCGAGGGCAATATCGCTCGCGCGGTGAAGGGTGAGAAGATCGGCACGCTCGTGAGCGACCAGGGCACCCGGGCCTGA
- the frr gene encoding ribosome recycling factor, whose translation MIEETLLEAEEKMEKAVVVAKEDFAAIRTGRAHPAMFNKIVADYYGAITPINQLASFSVPEPRMAVVTPFDKSALRNIEQAIRDSDLGVNPSNDGNIIRVVFPELTEERRREYIKVAKGKAEDSKISIRSVRRKAKETIDKFVKDGEVGEDEGRRAEKELDDTTAKYVAQVDELLKHKEAELLEV comes from the coding sequence GTGATCGAAGAGACCCTCCTCGAGGCCGAGGAGAAGATGGAGAAGGCCGTCGTGGTCGCCAAGGAGGACTTCGCCGCGATCCGCACCGGCCGTGCGCACCCGGCGATGTTCAACAAGATCGTGGCCGACTACTACGGTGCCATCACCCCCATCAACCAGCTGGCGTCCTTCTCCGTCCCGGAGCCGCGCATGGCCGTGGTGACGCCGTTCGACAAGAGCGCGCTGCGCAACATCGAGCAGGCGATCCGGGACTCGGACCTCGGCGTCAACCCGAGCAACGACGGCAACATCATCCGCGTGGTGTTCCCCGAGCTGACCGAGGAGCGCCGCCGGGAGTACATCAAGGTCGCCAAGGGCAAGGCCGAGGACTCGAAGATCTCGATCCGCTCGGTGCGCCGCAAGGCCAAGGAGACCATCGACAAGTTCGTCAAGGACGGCGAGGTCGGCGAGGACGAGGGCCGCCGCGCCGAGAAGGAGCTCGACGACACCACCGCGAAGTACGTCGCGCAGGTGGACGAGCTGCTCAAGCACAAGGAAGCCGAGCTGCTCGAGGTCTGA
- a CDS encoding phosphatidate cytidylyltransferase has translation MNDSSWGAPAGSGLGGPDQGPAPAGPAYDRHQAAQTRPMPIVPDVPAGGFQDGHGRGAAHPSGPLFRDETPHEHPQEPMSSPTPPPPPAPTAPRQKKSAGRDLGAAIGVGVGLGAVIIASLFIWKPAFVGVIAVAVVVGLWELTSRLQERKAIKAPLVPLAVGGAAMVVAGYVRDAEGAWVAMALTALAVLVWRMTEPPEGYLKDVTAGVFAAFYVPFLATFVAMLLTADDGPQRVLTFLILTVVSDTGAYAVGWRFGKHKLAPRISPGKTREGLLGAVTFAMAAGALCMEFMIDEGAWWQGLILGLAVAASATLGDLGESMIKRDLGIKDMGTLLPGHGGIMDRLDSLLPTAPVVWLLMAIFVGTG, from the coding sequence ATGAACGACTCTTCCTGGGGGGCGCCGGCCGGTTCAGGCCTCGGCGGACCCGACCAGGGGCCTGCCCCGGCGGGTCCCGCATACGATCGGCATCAGGCGGCGCAGACTCGGCCCATGCCCATCGTGCCCGACGTTCCCGCCGGCGGATTCCAGGACGGTCACGGCCGGGGGGCCGCTCACCCGAGCGGTCCCCTGTTCCGTGACGAGACGCCGCACGAGCACCCGCAGGAGCCCATGTCCAGCCCCACCCCGCCTCCGCCGCCCGCGCCGACGGCGCCACGGCAGAAGAAGAGCGCGGGGCGCGACCTGGGCGCGGCCATAGGGGTCGGGGTCGGTCTCGGTGCCGTCATCATCGCGTCGCTGTTCATCTGGAAGCCGGCGTTCGTCGGCGTGATAGCGGTCGCGGTGGTCGTCGGCCTGTGGGAGCTCACCTCCCGCCTCCAGGAGCGCAAGGCGATCAAGGCGCCGCTGGTGCCGCTCGCGGTCGGCGGCGCGGCGATGGTCGTCGCCGGCTACGTCCGGGACGCCGAGGGCGCCTGGGTGGCGATGGCCCTGACGGCGCTCGCGGTGCTCGTCTGGCGGATGACGGAGCCTCCCGAGGGCTACCTGAAGGACGTCACGGCGGGGGTCTTCGCCGCGTTCTACGTGCCGTTCCTGGCGACGTTCGTGGCGATGCTGCTGACCGCGGACGACGGGCCGCAGCGGGTGCTGACCTTCCTGATCCTGACCGTGGTCAGCGACACCGGGGCGTACGCGGTCGGCTGGCGCTTCGGCAAGCACAAGCTGGCCCCGCGGATCAGCCCCGGCAAGACCCGGGAGGGCCTGCTCGGCGCGGTGACCTTCGCCATGGCGGCGGGCGCGCTGTGCATGGAGTTCATGATCGACGAGGGTGCCTGGTGGCAGGGCCTGATCCTCGGCCTCGCGGTGGCGGCGAGCGCGACGCTCGGCGACCTCGGCGAGTCCATGATCAAGCGCGACCTGGGCATCAAGGACATGGGCACGCTGCTGCCGGGCCACGGCGGCATCATGGACCGTTTGGACTCGCTGCTGCCGACGGCGCCGGTGGTGTGGCTGCTGATGGCGATCTTCGTCGGAACGGGTTGA